Proteins encoded by one window of Bacillus sp. SM2101:
- a CDS encoding stage V sporulation protein D, which yields MRVSQVTVRKRLTLTLLVGLLIFFIIDLRLGYVQFLLGNELTEKAEGLWSRDIKFEPKRGEILDRNGVPLATNISAPTVWVVPRQIEDPVHTATKLAEALDMSKEKAYKLVTAEEVNVRIHPEGRKISHEKANEIQELDLAGVYIGEDSKRHYPFGSYLSHVLGFAGIDNQGLMGLELYYDKQLNGEQGSVQFYADAKGKRMPDMADDYNPPIDGNDLKLTIDTRVQTIIERELDIAEAAYNPDGIIAIAMDPNNGEILGMASRPDFDPANFQNVAPEIYNRNLPVWSTYEPGSTFKIITLAAALQEEEVNLIEDHFYDSGSISVGGSKLRCWKSGGHGSQSFLEVVQNSCNPGFVELGQRLGKDKLFSYITAFGFGEKTGIDLAGEGTGILFDLEKVGPVELATTAFGQGVSVTPIQQVAAVAAAVNGGILYTPYIAKEWIDPITGDVISRNTPDEKRRVISEEVSEQVRYALESVVALGTGKGAYVDGYRVGGKTGTAQKAVDGRYLENNYVVSFIGFAPADDPQIVVYIAVDNPKNTVQFGGVVAAPIVGNIMDDSLRALDIKQRDGQIEKEATWLDEPQITVPNLVGLTKKDLHTQLVNLKIDSSGEGDEVIQQAPAAGAKVKQGSTIRVFFGDTDKERE from the coding sequence ATGCGTGTGTCTCAAGTTACAGTAAGAAAAAGGTTAACTTTAACATTATTAGTAGGTTTACTCATCTTTTTTATCATTGATTTACGTTTAGGGTATGTTCAATTTTTATTAGGTAATGAATTGACTGAAAAGGCTGAAGGCTTATGGAGTCGGGATATAAAATTTGAACCTAAACGTGGCGAAATACTAGACCGAAATGGCGTTCCTTTAGCAACAAACATCAGTGCTCCTACTGTTTGGGTTGTCCCTAGACAGATAGAAGATCCTGTTCACACGGCTACTAAACTAGCTGAAGCATTAGACATGTCAAAAGAAAAAGCATACAAACTTGTCACTGCGGAAGAGGTGAATGTCAGAATTCACCCAGAGGGTAGAAAAATATCTCATGAGAAGGCAAATGAGATTCAGGAGTTAGACCTAGCAGGTGTATATATCGGTGAAGACTCCAAGCGTCATTATCCATTTGGCAGCTATTTATCGCATGTATTAGGGTTTGCAGGCATTGATAATCAAGGGTTAATGGGTCTTGAACTTTATTATGACAAACAGTTAAATGGTGAACAAGGCTCTGTGCAATTTTATGCTGATGCGAAAGGGAAAAGGATGCCGGATATGGCAGATGATTACAACCCACCAATTGATGGAAATGATTTGAAGCTAACCATTGATACGAGGGTTCAGACGATCATTGAACGTGAATTAGACATTGCTGAAGCTGCTTATAATCCAGATGGGATTATTGCAATTGCTATGGACCCAAACAACGGAGAGATACTTGGTATGGCGTCTAGACCAGATTTTGACCCAGCTAATTTTCAAAATGTTGCTCCAGAAATTTACAACCGAAATTTGCCAGTTTGGAGTACGTATGAACCAGGTTCAACCTTTAAAATTATTACTCTAGCAGCTGCTTTACAAGAGGAAGAAGTTAATTTAATTGAAGATCATTTTTATGATTCGGGCTCAATTTCTGTAGGAGGATCTAAGCTTCGGTGTTGGAAAAGCGGAGGTCATGGCAGTCAGTCATTTTTGGAAGTTGTACAAAATTCATGTAACCCAGGCTTTGTAGAGCTGGGTCAAAGATTGGGAAAAGATAAATTATTTTCTTACATTACTGCATTTGGTTTTGGAGAAAAAACTGGAATAGATTTGGCTGGAGAAGGGACTGGCATTTTGTTTGATTTGGAAAAGGTAGGGCCAGTCGAACTCGCTACAACTGCTTTTGGTCAAGGGGTCTCTGTTACACCTATTCAACAAGTTGCAGCAGTAGCTGCTGCGGTCAATGGTGGAATATTGTACACACCCTATATCGCGAAGGAATGGATTGATCCAATCACAGGAGATGTGATAAGTCGCAATACTCCTGATGAAAAACGCCGTGTCATTTCAGAAGAGGTCTCAGAACAAGTACGATACGCTCTGGAAAGTGTTGTAGCGCTAGGGACAGGAAAAGGTGCATATGTTGATGGTTATAGAGTAGGTGGAAAAACAGGAACGGCTCAAAAGGCAGTAGACGGTCGTTATTTAGAGAATAATTATGTTGTATCATTCATAGGTTTTGCCCCAGCAGATGATCCACAAATTGTTGTGTACATTGCAGTAGATAACCCCAAAAATACAGTTCAATTCGGTGGAGTGGTAGCTGCTCCTATTGTTGGCAATATTATGGATGATAGTTTAAGGGCTTTAGACATTAAACAAAGAGACGGACAAATTGAGAAAGAAGCAACGTGGTTAGATGAACCGCAAATTACAGTACCTAATCTTGTAGGATTAACTAAGAAGGACCTTCATACGCAACTCGTAAATTTAAAGATTGACAGTAGCGGGGAAGGCGATGAAGTCATACAACAAGCTCCAGCTGCTGGTGCAAAAGTAAAGCAAGGTTCCACCATTAGAGTGTTTTTTGGTGATACAGACAAAGAACGAGAGTAA
- a CDS encoding UDP-N-acetylmuramoyl-L-alanyl-D-glutamate--2,6-diaminopimelate ligase yields the protein MDLQTLQSLLYDFPKKVAENPTITSIETNSRDVKQGSLFICIKGYTVDGHDFAQEAINKGAVAIIAEKSLDVDVPVVVVQDTTRAVSVIADAFYEQPTKRFRLIGVTGTNGKTTTTHIIEEVFQHAKQKTGLIGTNTIKINNQTYGVKNTTPEALTLQKTFKEMVDNQVDTAIMEVSSHAIDLGRTFGCDFDVAVFTNLSQDHLDYHETMAEYRRTKGLLFAQLGNSYNHNNPKYAILNADDDASDEYRRSTAGTVITYGVQNQSDFMAKNIKMTPSGTNFELITPYETFKVSMKLIGLFNVYNVLAATAACFVSGISLTSIISTIETLEGVSGRFEVVDGGQDYTVIVDYAHTPDSLENVLKTINEFASSDVYVVVGCGGDRDRTKRPLMAKVAEKYSNLPIFTSDNPRSEDPEKILAEMEDGVKGKDYISIIDRKEAISYAIGHANKDDIVLIAGKGHETYQEIGGQRLDFDDREIVLQLIKERL from the coding sequence ATGGACTTACAAACTTTGCAATCATTGTTGTATGATTTTCCAAAGAAGGTTGCGGAAAATCCAACGATTACCTCAATAGAAACGAACTCACGTGACGTAAAGCAAGGAAGTCTGTTTATTTGTATAAAAGGGTATACGGTTGATGGACATGATTTTGCACAAGAAGCGATTAATAAAGGTGCCGTAGCTATCATTGCCGAAAAATCATTAGATGTGGATGTGCCGGTAGTCGTTGTACAGGATACAACACGTGCAGTATCAGTTATTGCAGATGCCTTCTATGAACAGCCTACTAAACGGTTTAGGCTGATCGGTGTCACGGGGACGAACGGCAAAACGACAACTACTCATATTATTGAGGAAGTTTTCCAACATGCTAAACAAAAGACTGGATTAATTGGGACGAATACTATAAAAATTAATAATCAAACTTATGGCGTAAAGAATACAACACCAGAAGCCTTAACGCTTCAAAAAACATTTAAAGAAATGGTTGATAATCAAGTTGATACTGCAATCATGGAGGTATCTTCACATGCCATCGATTTAGGAAGAACTTTTGGGTGTGATTTTGATGTGGCAGTTTTTACGAATTTAAGCCAAGATCATTTAGATTATCACGAGACAATGGCTGAATATCGCCGTACAAAAGGGTTATTATTTGCTCAATTAGGTAATAGCTATAATCACAATAATCCTAAGTATGCAATATTAAATGCTGATGACGATGCAAGTGATGAATATAGAAGAAGCACAGCTGGAACAGTGATTACTTATGGGGTGCAAAATCAAAGTGATTTTATGGCAAAAAATATAAAAATGACTCCTTCTGGGACGAATTTTGAACTAATAACCCCTTATGAAACATTTAAAGTTTCAATGAAATTAATAGGTCTTTTCAATGTATACAATGTGCTGGCTGCAACAGCAGCTTGTTTTGTTTCAGGGATCTCCCTCACTTCAATTATTAGTACAATAGAAACTTTAGAAGGAGTAAGTGGTCGTTTTGAAGTAGTTGATGGGGGGCAAGACTACACAGTCATTGTTGATTATGCCCATACACCTGATAGCTTAGAAAATGTGTTAAAGACGATCAATGAATTTGCTAGCTCCGATGTATACGTTGTAGTAGGGTGTGGAGGGGATAGAGATAGAACTAAACGTCCGTTAATGGCTAAGGTAGCTGAAAAATATAGTAACTTGCCGATATTCACTTCAGATAACCCTCGTTCAGAAGATCCTGAGAAAATCTTAGCGGAGATGGAAGACGGAGTAAAAGGAAAAGATTATATATCGATCATAGATCGTAAGGAAGCAATTTCTTATGCGATTGGCCATGCAAATAAAGATGATATCGTTTTAATCGCTGGTAAGGGGCATGAGACATACCAAGAGATTGGTGGCCAGAGGCTTGACTTTGATGATCGTGAAATCGTACTCCAACTTATAAAGGAGCGACTATAG
- the mraY gene encoding phospho-N-acetylmuramoyl-pentapeptide-transferase, whose product MLEKVVLFSILMAFLISVLLSPVFIPFLRRLKFGQSIRDEGPKSHQKKSGTPTMGGIVILLSIILTVVIMTSKYTEVTVNTYLLLFVTLGYGLLGFLDDFIKVVMKRNLGLTSKQKLAGQIIIAVIFYVVLLQNNISTTVAIPGFDVSIDLSWAYIILLIFWLVGFSNAVNLTDGLDGLVSGTAAVAFGAFAILAWNQTQYDIAIFAVAVVGAVLGFLVFNAHPAKVFMGDTGSLALGGALATVAILTKLEIILLIIGGVFVIETLSVIIQVISFKTTGKRVFKMSPLHHHYELVGWSEWRVVVTFWTVGLLFAMLGLYIEVWL is encoded by the coding sequence TTGCTTGAAAAAGTAGTGCTATTTTCAATATTGATGGCATTTTTAATAAGTGTATTATTATCTCCAGTTTTTATTCCCTTCTTACGTAGACTTAAATTTGGACAGAGCATTCGTGATGAGGGACCCAAATCGCATCAAAAGAAATCTGGTACACCTACGATGGGTGGAATTGTCATTTTGCTATCCATTATACTTACTGTTGTTATTATGACATCAAAATATACAGAGGTAACGGTAAATACATATCTGTTACTATTTGTTACATTAGGTTATGGTTTGTTAGGATTTTTGGATGATTTCATTAAGGTAGTAATGAAAAGAAATCTAGGTTTAACGTCTAAACAAAAATTAGCTGGACAAATTATTATTGCTGTAATCTTCTATGTAGTATTATTGCAGAATAATATTTCTACTACAGTTGCTATTCCTGGATTTGATGTTTCTATCGATTTATCTTGGGCATATATTATCCTACTTATTTTTTGGTTAGTAGGCTTTTCAAATGCAGTTAATTTAACTGACGGTTTGGATGGGCTTGTTTCAGGTACAGCTGCAGTAGCCTTTGGAGCGTTTGCAATATTAGCTTGGAATCAAACACAATACGATATTGCTATTTTTGCTGTTGCGGTAGTTGGTGCGGTACTTGGCTTTTTAGTGTTTAATGCACATCCAGCTAAAGTTTTTATGGGGGATACTGGTTCGCTTGCTCTCGGAGGGGCTTTAGCAACTGTGGCGATTCTAACAAAGCTTGAAATTATATTGCTAATTATAGGTGGTGTTTTTGTCATTGAAACACTATCTGTCATCATCCAAGTCATATCATTTAAAACAACTGGTAAAAGGGTGTTTAAAATGAGTCCCCTACATCATCATTATGAGTTAGTAGGGTGGTCAGAATGGAGAGTTGTCGTTACTTTTTGGACGGTAGGTTTATTATTTGCAATGCTTGGATTATATATTGAGGTGTGGTTGTAA
- the murD gene encoding UDP-N-acetylmuramoyl-L-alanine--D-glutamate ligase — protein sequence MKNTERFRDKKILVLGLAKSGLSAAKLLIGLGAEVTINDKKPYEENENTRNLLHLGVDIICGSHPVDLLEENFDLIVKNPGIPYTNPIVVEALKRAIPIITEVELAYSISEAEFIGITGSNGKTTTTTLIYDIMMQAQKNPLIAGNIGTVASDVAQIATSEQMIVTELSSFQLQGVDQFRPKISVILNIFDAHLDYHGTKEAYVKAKAKIFQQQTPTDFVVLNADDNILVELSKAAQAKKVFFSTKQKLKTGAYVNNHTIFFNDEEIISTDEIVLPGEHSLENILAAVAVCKLLNITNDAIGDVLKRFSGVKHRLQYVKTYHGRKFYNDSKATNILATQKALNAFSAPIILLAGGLDRGNHFKDLVPYLQNVKTLVTFGQTAELLEEAGVEAGIKNMVRVDNVEKAVSVAYDNSDKGDIILLSPACASWDQYTTFEERGDIFIDAVHMLN from the coding sequence TTGAAGAATACTGAACGTTTTCGCGATAAAAAAATACTTGTTTTAGGTTTAGCTAAAAGTGGTTTATCTGCGGCTAAGCTATTAATAGGACTAGGTGCCGAAGTAACAATCAACGATAAAAAGCCTTACGAAGAAAATGAAAATACGAGAAATTTGTTACATTTAGGTGTGGACATTATTTGTGGAAGTCATCCAGTAGACTTGCTCGAAGAAAATTTTGATTTAATCGTAAAAAATCCAGGGATTCCTTATACAAATCCCATTGTGGTAGAAGCATTAAAAAGAGCTATTCCAATCATTACCGAAGTTGAATTAGCTTATTCAATTTCAGAAGCAGAGTTTATTGGTATCACAGGTTCGAACGGGAAAACAACGACGACAACATTAATTTATGACATCATGATGCAAGCACAGAAGAACCCTCTCATTGCCGGAAATATCGGGACTGTTGCTTCTGATGTTGCACAAATAGCAACAAGCGAGCAAATGATTGTAACTGAATTATCCTCCTTCCAATTGCAAGGGGTTGATCAGTTTCGTCCCAAAATATCGGTAATATTAAATATTTTTGATGCACACCTTGATTATCATGGTACGAAGGAAGCTTATGTTAAAGCGAAAGCGAAAATATTTCAACAGCAAACTCCAACAGATTTTGTTGTTCTTAATGCTGACGATAATATACTTGTAGAACTATCTAAAGCAGCTCAAGCTAAGAAAGTATTTTTTTCAACAAAGCAAAAGTTAAAAACCGGAGCGTATGTAAATAATCATACGATTTTCTTTAATGATGAAGAAATTATTAGTACTGATGAAATTGTACTTCCTGGTGAACATAGCTTGGAAAATATTTTGGCTGCTGTTGCTGTGTGTAAGCTTTTGAATATAACAAATGATGCAATAGGTGATGTATTGAAAAGATTTTCAGGGGTTAAACACCGCTTACAGTATGTTAAAACATATCATGGTCGGAAATTTTATAATGATTCAAAAGCAACAAATATTTTAGCAACACAAAAGGCACTCAACGCTTTTTCAGCACCAATCATTTTATTAGCAGGTGGACTTGATCGAGGGAATCATTTTAAAGACCTTGTTCCCTATTTACAAAATGTGAAAACACTAGTGACATTTGGTCAAACAGCTGAGTTGTTAGAAGAAGCTGGAGTGGAAGCAGGAATAAAAAACATGGTTCGTGTCGATAATGTTGAAAAGGCTGTTTCTGTAGCCTATGACAACTCCGATAAAGGCGATATCATTCTGTTATCTCCTGCATGTGCAAGTTGGGATCAATATACAACATTTGAGGAAAGAGGAGACATTTTTATAGACGCAGTGCATATGCTTAACTAA
- the spoVE gene encoding stage V sporulation protein E — MSPKKATPDFILILVTLSLLAVGLIMVYSASAIWAEYKFNDSFFFAKRQLLFAGIGVIAMFFLMSIDYWTWRKWAKVILLFCFLLLIVVLIPGVGVERNGSQSWIGVGAFSIQPSEFTKLAMIAFLAKYLSENQKEITSFKRGLLPSLTLVFSAFALIMLQPDLGTGTVMLGTCIVIIYVAGARISHFVWLGLLGIAGFAGLIISAPYRMNRITSFIDPWQDPQGTGFQIIQSLYAIGPGGLFGLGLGQSRQKFFYLPEPQTDFIFAIISEELGFIGASFVILLFSLLLWRGIRIALGAPDLFGSFLAIGIISMIALQVIINIGVVTGLMPVTGITLPFLSYGGSSLTLMLMAIGVLLNVSKHSRY, encoded by the coding sequence TTGTCCCCCAAAAAAGCTACTCCGGATTTTATTTTAATTCTTGTAACTTTGTCATTATTAGCAGTAGGTCTAATCATGGTATACAGCGCCAGTGCAATTTGGGCAGAATATAAGTTTAATGACTCATTTTTTTTCGCTAAACGGCAGCTATTATTTGCTGGTATTGGTGTGATAGCGATGTTCTTCCTCATGAGTATTGACTATTGGACATGGCGTAAGTGGGCAAAAGTCATTTTACTTTTCTGCTTTTTGCTACTCATAGTCGTATTAATTCCTGGCGTTGGCGTTGAAAGAAATGGGTCACAGAGCTGGATCGGTGTTGGAGCGTTTTCAATTCAACCTTCAGAGTTCACTAAATTAGCAATGATTGCATTTCTAGCAAAATATCTTTCCGAAAATCAGAAGGAGATAACTTCTTTTAAAAGAGGCCTTTTACCATCGCTGACCTTAGTTTTTAGTGCCTTTGCTTTAATTATGCTTCAGCCTGATTTGGGAACAGGGACTGTGATGTTAGGGACTTGTATCGTTATCATTTATGTAGCTGGAGCTCGGATCAGTCATTTCGTTTGGCTTGGCTTGTTAGGAATTGCAGGTTTTGCTGGATTGATTATATCAGCACCTTACCGCATGAATAGAATTACTTCTTTTATTGATCCATGGCAAGACCCACAAGGTACCGGTTTTCAAATCATCCAGTCACTATATGCAATAGGTCCAGGGGGGTTATTTGGCTTAGGCTTAGGGCAAAGTCGTCAAAAATTCTTTTATCTACCTGAACCACAGACAGATTTTATTTTTGCTATTATATCTGAAGAGCTTGGTTTTATTGGAGCGTCATTTGTCATTTTGCTTTTCAGTCTCTTATTATGGAGAGGTATTAGAATAGCGCTTGGTGCACCTGACTTATTTGGTAGCTTCCTTGCGATAGGAATTATCTCCATGATAGCTCTACAAGTTATTATTAATATTGGTGTTGTAACCGGTCTAATGCCTGTTACTGGGATTACATTGCCGTTTTTAAGCTACGGTGGCTCTTCACTAACTTTAATGCTAATGGCTATCGGTGTCTTACTTAATGTGAGTAAGCATTCAAGGTATTAG
- the murB gene encoding UDP-N-acetylmuramate dehydrogenase gives MEKIAAELLHENVGKVRLNEPLANHTTIKIGGPVDLFVEPKDIPALYKTMEIVKKYGVTWRAIGRGSNLLVSDLGIEGVVIKLGEGLDHLDIDGTKVTVGAGYSIIKLATIISKKGLSGLEFAGGIPGSIGGAVYMNAGAHGSDISKILLRARILFEDGTIEWLSSEELEFSYRTSILQSKRPGICVEAQFTFESGDRELIVAEMQKNKDYRRDTQPFHFPNCGSVFRNPLPNYAGQLIEVAGLKGHAIGGAQISEQHANFIVNTGKAKAEDVLNLIQHVKRTIYDLYDIEMKTEVEIIGKK, from the coding sequence ATGGAAAAAATAGCTGCGGAGTTGCTTCATGAAAATGTCGGAAAAGTTCGGTTAAATGAACCGCTTGCTAATCATACGACAATAAAAATTGGGGGGCCAGTAGACTTATTTGTCGAGCCAAAAGATATACCAGCTTTATACAAAACGATGGAAATAGTAAAGAAATATGGAGTAACATGGCGAGCAATTGGTAGGGGATCAAATTTATTGGTCTCAGATTTGGGAATCGAAGGAGTAGTAATAAAGCTTGGAGAAGGCCTTGATCATTTGGATATAGATGGTACAAAGGTTACTGTTGGAGCAGGTTATTCTATTATAAAACTAGCTACCATCATTAGTAAAAAGGGTCTATCAGGTTTAGAGTTTGCAGGAGGTATACCAGGTTCAATTGGTGGTGCCGTTTATATGAATGCTGGTGCACACGGATCTGATATTTCGAAAATACTCTTAAGAGCGCGCATACTGTTTGAAGACGGTACAATTGAATGGTTATCAAGTGAAGAGTTGGAATTTTCCTATCGAACCTCTATTTTGCAAAGTAAGCGCCCGGGAATTTGTGTGGAAGCCCAGTTCACTTTTGAGTCAGGTGACCGTGAACTTATTGTCGCTGAGATGCAAAAAAACAAAGATTATCGACGTGATACACAACCATTTCATTTCCCTAACTGTGGAAGTGTTTTTAGAAACCCTCTACCAAATTATGCAGGACAACTAATAGAAGTTGCTGGCCTAAAAGGGCATGCAATAGGTGGTGCGCAAATCTCTGAACAACATGCTAACTTTATCGTTAACACTGGTAAGGCAAAAGCAGAGGATGTATTGAATTTAATACAACATGTTAAACGAACAATATACGATCTTTACGATATTGAAATGAAGACAGAAGTTGAAATAATAGGAAAAAAGTAG
- a CDS encoding cell division protein FtsQ/DivIB: MGKEKVVVLEDRVPKLKQQRKQKVNRRLIYYILFFFLMIITIVYFQSPLSKVSSISVSGNHHVSTEEIIDLSGVSTKNSFWSVNENSITQSISAHEEIADVSVQKQFPNKVLILVTETKRIGYMLNESRFYPILENGKSLTDEKQSVSSPDAPVFVNWSNSDDVDRMIEELVQLSDEVSNSISEIHHTPTPSDPLHITLYMNDGFEVSGTITNFSRKMDFYPSIVNHLDPSVKGIIDIEVGSFFSPYNQPEEEQESENQG, from the coding sequence TTGGGGAAAGAAAAAGTTGTTGTACTTGAAGATCGGGTTCCCAAGCTAAAACAGCAACGAAAACAAAAGGTAAATAGAAGGCTTATTTATTATATTCTATTTTTTTTTCTTATGATCATTACAATTGTGTATTTTCAGTCCCCCTTAAGTAAAGTTTCTTCAATATCAGTAAGTGGGAATCACCATGTTTCAACTGAAGAAATCATTGATTTGAGTGGCGTTTCGACAAAAAATAGCTTTTGGAGCGTCAATGAAAACAGCATAACACAGTCCATTTCTGCACATGAAGAAATAGCAGATGTATCTGTTCAAAAGCAATTTCCAAACAAAGTACTTATATTAGTCACAGAAACAAAGCGGATCGGTTACATGTTAAACGAAAGTCGCTTTTATCCGATTCTAGAAAATGGTAAATCCCTTACTGATGAAAAACAATCCGTATCATCCCCAGATGCTCCTGTATTTGTAAATTGGTCGAACAGTGATGATGTTGACAGGATGATAGAAGAATTAGTTCAGTTATCTGATGAAGTGAGCAATTCAATTTCAGAAATTCATCATACACCAACACCATCAGACCCATTGCATATTACCCTTTATATGAATGACGGGTTTGAGGTAAGTGGTACAATAACAAATTTCTCTAGGAAAATGGATTTTTATCCATCAATTGTAAATCACCTTGACCCTTCAGTGAAGGGGATTATTGACATTGAAGTTGGGAGTTTCTTTTCACCATACAACCAGCCAGAGGAGGAGCAGGAGAGTGAAAATCAGGGGTAA
- a CDS encoding DUF881 domain-containing protein produces the protein MKIRGKHVILSFVSLVIGFLIAFSYHVTTSNNGTPRISDKQWERDFRYREQLIALEEKNRELFNTIKEKQDEVREYEEELAKQEGIYFNLVEDVEKYRMFVGEIDVQGEGIEVTLSDAEYVPDEENVNNYIVHEGHVFKVINELLISGASAIAINGQRISRNSYILCNGPVIEVDGNQHAEPFVITAIGEANTLYEALYIIGGIYDQLVSDNIFVNIDKKENIMFEPLLGVSTQ, from the coding sequence GTGAAAATCAGGGGTAAACATGTCATCTTATCCTTTGTTTCTTTAGTTATCGGTTTTCTTATCGCATTTTCTTATCATGTTACTACAAGTAACAATGGTACTCCTCGTATATCGGACAAGCAGTGGGAGAGAGACTTTCGATATCGAGAACAATTGATAGCACTAGAGGAAAAAAACCGAGAATTATTTAATACAATTAAAGAAAAGCAAGATGAAGTAAGGGAATACGAAGAGGAATTAGCTAAACAGGAAGGTATTTATTTTAATTTAGTTGAAGATGTGGAAAAGTATAGAATGTTTGTTGGAGAAATCGATGTGCAAGGTGAAGGTATTGAAGTTACTTTGTCGGATGCCGAATATGTACCTGATGAAGAGAACGTGAATAATTACATAGTACATGAAGGGCATGTATTTAAAGTAATTAATGAATTACTCATATCAGGTGCTTCAGCAATTGCGATCAACGGACAAAGAATTTCTCGAAATTCGTATATATTATGTAATGGACCTGTTATTGAAGTTGATGGTAATCAACATGCTGAACCATTTGTCATTACAGCTATTGGAGAAGCAAACACGCTTTATGAAGCTCTTTATATTATTGGTGGTATTTACGATCAATTAGTGAGTGATAATATTTTTGTAAATATAGACAAAAAAGAAAACATCATGTTTGAACCCCTTTTAGGTGTAAGTACACAATAG
- a CDS encoding DUF881 domain-containing protein — MGNKKVISITIITIIIGFMIAVQFQSINKPVVRDTRDTWEIREDIKKEQELTFQLHQEISNYNDKLEKYKTERQDDAVLKETLDELKVKAGLTDVSGPGVILTVKPFFDEIMPGERVHTVSPELLKRLINELNQYNAVNISIAEQRVINTTVIRDINGITKIDGYPLNRFPFEIKVIAKSEEGAEKLYNRLQVSSMIDAFVYDNLQVVISDPLASIEVPAFSEIPRIKNMKPVNAEEEEK, encoded by the coding sequence TTGGGCAACAAAAAAGTTATCTCAATAACAATAATCACAATAATTATTGGATTTATGATTGCAGTTCAATTTCAAAGTATTAACAAGCCTGTTGTCCGTGATACAAGGGATACTTGGGAAATTCGTGAGGATATTAAGAAAGAGCAAGAGCTTACATTTCAGTTACATCAAGAGATTTCAAATTATAACGATAAGTTGGAGAAATATAAAACAGAGCGACAAGATGATGCGGTACTTAAAGAAACGTTAGACGAGTTAAAAGTAAAGGCTGGTTTAACTGATGTAAGTGGACCAGGTGTTATTTTAACAGTGAAGCCGTTTTTCGATGAAATCATGCCAGGTGAACGTGTTCATACAGTATCGCCAGAACTATTAAAAAGGTTGATTAATGAATTAAATCAATATAACGCAGTAAATATTTCTATAGCTGAACAACGGGTAATAAATACTACAGTGATTAGAGACATTAACGGCATCACAAAAATAGATGGGTATCCTCTTAATAGATTTCCATTTGAAATTAAAGTAATTGCTAAGAGTGAAGAAGGAGCAGAAAAATTATATAACAGATTACAGGTCTCTAGCATGATTGATGCTTTCGTTTATGATAATTTACAAGTTGTGATTTCTGATCCATTAGCATCGATTGAAGTACCGGCTTTTTCAGAAATACCTCGTATCAAAAATATGAAGCCTGTAAATGCCGAAGAGGAGGAGAAATAG
- a CDS encoding small basic family protein, with product MWLPLVGLILGITLGLLTDIRIPDEYSNYLSIAILAALDTLFGGIRAHLQNVYDEKVFVSGFIFNLLLATSLAFLGVHLGVDLYLAAVFAFGVRLFQNIAVIRRTLLSKWKITHKKTEKN from the coding sequence ATGTGGCTTCCACTTGTCGGCTTAATTCTTGGAATAACACTAGGTTTGCTAACAGATATACGCATACCAGATGAATATTCTAATTATTTATCAATTGCTATACTTGCAGCGTTAGATACGCTCTTTGGAGGAATCCGAGCACACTTACAAAATGTATACGATGAGAAAGTCTTTGTGTCCGGTTTTATCTTTAATCTACTTTTAGCTACAAGTTTGGCTTTTCTAGGTGTTCATCTTGGTGTAGACTTGTATTTAGCGGCAGTATTTGCATTTGGGGTAAGATTGTTTCAAAATATTGCAGTGATTAGACGAACTTTATTGTCTAAATGGAAGATTACTCACAAAAAAACTGAAAAAAATTAA